A genomic segment from Thermostichus lividus PCC 6715 encodes:
- a CDS encoding RNA-guided endonuclease InsQ/TnpB family protein — protein sequence MEYGCQQVFINDKGLMPILEYLCQQSNKVYNCALYYARQVYFKTKRLVSYANLCAEMTRTKNKHFMAMYVSSAQQTCKSVAEALSSFKANLRLGAKPRLPAYRKAGLFTVAYPKKWLKIHEGQVRVPLGLQVKAWFGIDTLWVQFPTNLQWEDIKELRILSRNGAFYLEWVYVKPPEPKPLDPAKALAIDHGVNNWLTCVTNLGHSFIIDGRKVKSFNQRYNKQVARLKTGKPQGFWSRQLDSITEKRNRRMRDAINKAARLVINYCLDHSIGKVIFGWNKGQKQESNLGRVNNQNFVSIPTGRLKQRIAELCQHYGIEFIEVDEAYSSQASFSDGDELPNYGEKPDGWQASGKRVKRGLYQTAKGWLVNADANASANLLRKVSRTLGLCLKELCRGGLLTPLRVRLWTT from the coding sequence ATGGAATATGGATGTCAACAGGTTTTCATCAACGACAAAGGGCTAATGCCTATTCTAGAGTACCTATGTCAGCAGTCTAACAAGGTGTATAACTGCGCTCTGTACTATGCAAGACAGGTCTATTTCAAGACGAAACGACTTGTAAGTTACGCTAACCTTTGTGCAGAGATGACAAGAACCAAAAACAAGCACTTTATGGCAATGTATGTTTCTTCTGCGCAACAGACCTGTAAATCAGTAGCAGAGGCACTAAGTAGTTTTAAGGCAAATCTCCGACTAGGAGCAAAACCAAGACTGCCAGCTTACCGTAAGGCTGGATTGTTTACTGTAGCCTATCCTAAAAAGTGGCTAAAAATTCACGAGGGGCAGGTTAGAGTACCTCTTGGACTCCAAGTCAAGGCGTGGTTTGGAATAGATACGTTGTGGGTGCAATTTCCCACCAATTTGCAGTGGGAGGACATTAAAGAATTGCGCATCCTATCTCGTAATGGAGCATTTTACTTGGAGTGGGTATATGTCAAGCCTCCTGAACCCAAACCCCTTGACCCAGCAAAGGCTCTAGCAATTGATCATGGAGTCAATAACTGGCTTACTTGTGTCACCAATCTAGGACATAGCTTTATCATTGATGGGCGCAAGGTCAAATCTTTCAATCAGCGGTACAACAAGCAAGTGGCTAGGCTCAAAACTGGTAAACCGCAAGGGTTTTGGTCTCGGCAATTAGATTCTATCACTGAGAAAAGAAATCGCAGGATGCGAGATGCTATCAACAAAGCCGCCCGTTTGGTAATCAACTACTGCCTAGACCACTCTATCGGCAAAGTTATCTTTGGCTGGAATAAGGGGCAGAAACAGGAATCTAATCTAGGCAGAGTCAACAACCAAAACTTTGTGTCTATTCCCACAGGTCGGTTGAAGCAGCGTATAGCAGAACTATGTCAACATTACGGTATTGAGTTTATTGAGGTTGATGAAGCGTATAGTTCCCAAGCTAGTTTCTCGGATGGGGATGAGCTACCTAATTATGGTGAAAAACCCGACGGGTGGCAGGCATCTGGGAAACGAGTGAAACGGGGCTTGTACCAAACAGCCAAAGGATGGCTGGTCAATGCGGACGCTAATGCCTCAGCTAACCTACTCAGAAAAGTAAGCAGAACTTTGGGGCTTTGCCTCAAGGAACTGTGTAGGGGCGGTTTGCTCACGCCTTTACGAGTTCGTTTGTGGACTACGTAA
- a CDS encoding coiled-coil domain-containing protein, with protein MLLATLSDQGSFALTLYGIGITAILLFTLLRWAQHPSRIEKERDRYQRELSQCQAECAQLRQQLQQISTDNQNLLRDRDHWQQQHQALSQQLTTLEATYQQLEQNLHRLEQERDRLQHALNQPPDWWHEMTKNYQTWWESLPFLPHEETGSNSSQQ; from the coding sequence ATGCTACTGGCGACGCTCTCTGATCAAGGTTCCTTCGCCCTGACCCTTTACGGCATAGGGATAACCGCAATACTGCTATTCACCCTCCTGCGGTGGGCGCAACACCCCTCCCGCATTGAGAAAGAGCGCGATCGCTATCAAAGGGAACTTAGTCAATGCCAAGCTGAGTGCGCTCAACTGCGGCAACAACTGCAACAAATAAGCACCGACAACCAAAACCTATTGCGCGATCGCGACCACTGGCAACAGCAACACCAAGCCCTTAGCCAACAGTTGACAACCTTAGAAGCGACCTATCAACAACTAGAGCAAAACCTGCATCGCCTTGAACAGGAACGCGATCGCCTTCAACACGCCCTGAACCAACCCCCAGATTGGTGGCACGAAATGACCAAAAATTATCAAACATGGTGGGAGAGCCTACCTTTTTTACCCCACGAAGAAACTGGATCGAACTCGTCTCAGCAATGA
- a CDS encoding cysteine desulfurase family protein: MQLYFDYGATTPCRAEVLAAMLAAYEQQWGNPASIHAWGQRAAIALEQARMQVAALINAHADEIIFTSGGTEADNLALAGITQQYSTPQHLIISAVEHSAIAKPAAALAAQGWQVTYLGVNRWGQVEPAQLRQALRDNTVLVSVIYGQSEVGTLQPIAELAAICQEAGVRFHTDAVQVAGRCPLDVRRLGVDLLSLSSHKIYGPQGAGALYVRSGLALEPLLRGGGQELGLRSGTPAVPTLVGFGVAAERAAAELETEHPRLIQLRDRLWQQLQMHPQVELTGHPWQRLPHHVSVILRDRHGQPLNGKTFVRQLNLAGIAVSAGSACHSGQTQPSSTLLAMGYDPDTAKAGIRITLGHQTTAEDIDWLVMVLRQYLADAIAPAVPMSLS, translated from the coding sequence ATGCAACTTTATTTTGACTATGGTGCCACCACGCCCTGTCGTGCCGAGGTCTTAGCGGCAATGCTGGCGGCCTATGAGCAGCAGTGGGGAAACCCCGCTAGTATTCACGCGTGGGGTCAACGGGCGGCGATCGCCCTAGAGCAGGCACGGATGCAAGTGGCAGCCTTAATCAACGCCCATGCTGACGAAATTATTTTTACCTCGGGGGGCACGGAAGCCGATAATTTGGCCTTGGCGGGGATCACCCAGCAGTACTCCACGCCACAACATCTGATTATTTCTGCCGTTGAGCATTCGGCTATCGCTAAGCCAGCCGCTGCCCTCGCTGCCCAAGGGTGGCAGGTGACCTATCTTGGGGTCAATCGTTGGGGGCAGGTGGAACCGGCTCAACTGCGCCAAGCTCTACGGGATAATACCGTACTTGTTTCAGTGATCTATGGCCAAAGTGAAGTGGGGACGCTGCAACCCATTGCTGAGTTGGCGGCTATTTGTCAGGAGGCGGGGGTACGCTTTCACACCGATGCGGTGCAAGTGGCTGGGCGATGTCCCCTCGATGTGCGGCGCTTAGGGGTCGATTTACTATCGTTGTCTAGCCATAAGATCTATGGCCCCCAAGGAGCCGGTGCCCTCTATGTGCGCTCGGGGCTAGCGCTAGAGCCTCTGTTGCGCGGTGGCGGCCAAGAACTGGGGCTGCGCTCGGGCACACCGGCGGTGCCGACATTGGTGGGATTTGGGGTTGCGGCGGAACGTGCTGCTGCGGAATTAGAGACAGAGCACCCACGGCTGATTCAACTGCGCGATCGCCTCTGGCAACAATTGCAGATGCATCCCCAAGTAGAACTCACTGGTCATCCGTGGCAGCGTTTGCCCCATCATGTAAGTGTGATCCTGCGCGATCGCCACGGTCAGCCCCTCAATGGCAAAACCTTTGTCCGCCAACTGAATCTGGCGGGGATAGCCGTTAGTGCTGGCTCGGCGTGTCACAGCGGTCAAACCCAGCCCAGCAGCACCCTATTGGCCATGGGGTATGATCCGGACACAGCCAAAGCGGGGATCCGCATTACGTTGGGGCACCAGACCACTGCCGAGGACATCGATTGGTTGGTTATGGTACTGCGGCAGTATCTGGCCGACGCGATCGCGCCTGCGGTTCCCATGTCTCTCAGCTAA
- the aspS gene encoding aspartate--tRNA ligase, whose translation MRTHYCGNVRVSDVESTVTLYGWVDRRRDHGGVIFIDLRDRSGIVQIVSDPQRTPESYQQADRLRSEYVIKVVGRVSQRPADSLNPKLATGDIEVYADHIELLNPVRQQLPFSISAAEQEQVREEVRLRYRYLDLRRERMAHNLQLRHRVVQAMRRFLEDEAGFIEVETPILTRSTPEGARDYLVPSRVNPGEWFALPQSPQLFKQLLMVAGCDRYYQIARCFRDEDLRADRQPEFTQLDMEMSFMGQDEILALNEALVCHIFKTVKGIELPRPFPRLSYHEAMDRYGTDKPDTRYGLELVDVSDLLKDCGFKVFSGAIAQGGIVKILPIPNGNDRISNVRIKPGGDLFQEATAAGAKGLAYIRVRDNGDIDTIGAIKDNLSPEQKAELLKRTGAQPGHLLLFGAGEVATVNKTLDRLRQTIAREFALIDPAAINLLWIVDFPMFEWNAEEKRLEALHHPFTAPHPHDLDNLKTARAQAYDLIYNGYEVGGGSLRIHQPELQRQVFETIGLDETAAQEKFGFLLEAFEFGTPPHGGIAYGLDRLVMLLAGEDSIRDTIAFPKTQQARCLLTGAPSGVEPQQLKELHVVPAKPPRRNP comes from the coding sequence ATGCGAACGCACTACTGCGGCAATGTCCGCGTCAGCGATGTTGAGTCCACCGTTACGCTCTACGGCTGGGTCGATCGGCGTCGGGATCACGGCGGGGTGATTTTTATCGACTTGCGCGATCGCTCCGGCATTGTCCAGATTGTCAGCGATCCTCAGCGTACCCCTGAGTCGTATCAACAGGCCGATCGCCTACGCAGTGAGTACGTCATTAAGGTGGTGGGTCGCGTCAGTCAACGGCCTGCCGATTCGTTGAACCCTAAACTGGCAACGGGCGACATCGAAGTGTATGCCGATCACATCGAACTCCTCAATCCGGTGCGGCAACAATTGCCCTTTAGCATCTCCGCCGCTGAACAGGAGCAGGTGCGCGAAGAGGTGCGGCTGCGCTATCGCTACCTCGATTTGCGACGGGAGCGTATGGCCCACAACCTACAGTTACGCCATCGCGTGGTGCAGGCAATGCGCCGTTTCCTTGAAGACGAGGCAGGCTTTATTGAAGTTGAAACCCCCATCCTGACCCGCTCAACCCCAGAGGGTGCCCGCGATTATTTAGTGCCCAGCCGTGTCAACCCCGGGGAATGGTTTGCCCTACCCCAATCGCCACAGTTATTTAAGCAATTGCTGATGGTGGCAGGGTGCGATCGCTACTACCAGATTGCCCGCTGCTTCCGGGATGAAGATCTCAGAGCCGATCGCCAGCCAGAATTTACCCAACTGGACATGGAAATGAGCTTCATGGGGCAAGATGAGATCCTCGCCCTTAACGAAGCCTTAGTGTGCCACATCTTCAAGACCGTCAAAGGCATTGAGCTGCCCCGGCCGTTTCCCCGCCTCAGCTACCATGAAGCCATGGATCGCTATGGCACCGACAAACCGGACACCCGCTACGGCTTGGAACTTGTCGATGTCTCAGATTTACTCAAAGACTGTGGCTTCAAGGTCTTTAGTGGGGCGATCGCCCAAGGGGGGATTGTCAAAATTCTGCCCATTCCCAACGGCAACGATCGCATCTCCAACGTGCGGATTAAACCCGGCGGCGATCTGTTCCAAGAGGCAACCGCCGCAGGAGCTAAGGGCTTAGCCTATATCCGTGTGCGCGACAACGGCGACATCGATACCATTGGTGCCATTAAAGACAATCTTTCGCCAGAGCAAAAGGCTGAATTACTGAAGCGCACCGGCGCACAGCCAGGCCACCTGTTGTTATTTGGGGCAGGGGAAGTAGCCACGGTCAACAAAACCTTAGATCGCTTGCGGCAGACCATTGCCCGCGAGTTTGCCCTGATTGACCCAGCGGCCATCAACCTCCTTTGGATTGTGGACTTCCCAATGTTTGAGTGGAACGCCGAGGAAAAGCGCCTCGAAGCACTGCACCATCCCTTCACCGCGCCCCATCCCCACGATTTAGACAACCTGAAAACCGCCCGTGCCCAGGCCTACGATCTGATCTACAACGGCTACGAAGTAGGGGGAGGAAGCCTGCGCATTCACCAGCCCGAACTACAACGCCAAGTATTTGAAACCATTGGCTTGGATGAGACTGCGGCACAGGAAAAATTTGGCTTCTTACTAGAAGCGTTTGAGTTTGGCACGCCTCCCCACGGCGGCATTGCCTACGGCCTCGATCGCTTGGTGATGCTCTTGGCAGGGGAAGACTCTATTCGCGACACGATCGCCTTCCCCAAAACCCAGCAGGCTCGCTGTCTGCTCACGGGGGCACCCAGTGGTGTGGAGCCACAACAACTCAAGGAACTGCATGTCGTGCCTGCGAAGCCACCGCGGCGTAACCCCTAA
- a CDS encoding gamma-glutamylcyclotransferase family protein yields the protein MTPPDILYLFVYGTLKTGYDPHTKLCQPWLHSHQPALAQGRLYHLPMGYPAMTLEEGWVHGELLIFRNPPDTLLERLDNFEGYYPQLPPDRSAYQRQRIPVYDLDRTPLTTAWGYIMSVAMVQQVRGEWLPEGVWNRQTDLRA from the coding sequence ATGACACCACCGGACATTCTCTACCTCTTTGTCTATGGCACCCTCAAGACCGGCTATGATCCCCATACGAAACTCTGCCAACCATGGTTACACTCCCACCAGCCTGCCTTAGCTCAAGGTCGTCTTTACCATTTACCCATGGGCTACCCCGCTATGACCCTAGAGGAAGGATGGGTACATGGTGAACTCCTCATCTTTAGGAACCCACCCGACACCCTATTAGAGCGCTTGGATAACTTTGAAGGATATTACCCTCAGTTGCCACCGGATCGTAGCGCGTACCAGCGGCAGCGTATCCCTGTTTATGATCTGGATCGAACCCCCTTGACCACAGCGTGGGGCTACATTATGTCGGTGGCCATGGTACAACAGGTGCGTGGCGAATGGTTGCCGGAAGGGGTATGGAATCGGCAAACGGATCTGCGAGCTTAG
- a CDS encoding SUMF1/EgtB/PvdO family nonheme iron enzyme — protein MTWGQYRNFVENGGYQRPEWWSAAGWQWRESHGITAPFYPIPDDHLHAPVWGLSFYEAEAYGYSQGKRLPSEQEWEIACQHGLPYTGLVWEWVQTPFAPYAGFQSYPYRGYSTPYFDGEHYVLKGGSECTQPLLKRSAFRNWYLRSSRGVFAGARYVRRVF, from the coding sequence GTGACGTGGGGGCAATACCGCAACTTTGTTGAGAATGGCGGCTACCAGCGGCCAGAATGGTGGTCAGCAGCGGGGTGGCAGTGGCGCGAAAGCCATGGCATCACAGCCCCCTTCTACCCCATTCCCGATGATCATTTGCACGCTCCGGTGTGGGGCTTGAGTTTTTACGAAGCTGAAGCTTACGGTTACTCGCAAGGGAAGCGTTTACCCAGCGAACAGGAATGGGAAATTGCCTGCCAACACGGTTTACCCTACACTGGCTTGGTTTGGGAGTGGGTTCAAACCCCCTTTGCACCCTATGCCGGATTTCAAAGCTATCCCTACCGAGGCTATTCCACACCCTATTTTGATGGGGAGCATTACGTTCTCAAGGGGGGTAGTGAGTGCACTCAACCGTTACTCAAACGATCTGCGTTTCGCAACTGGTATCTGCGATCTAGCCGAGGTGTCTTTGCCGGAGCGCGGTATGTCAGACGAGTTTTCTAG